The Molothrus aeneus isolate 106 chromosome 23, BPBGC_Maene_1.0, whole genome shotgun sequence nucleotide sequence tgttttcatttcacttcatgtttttttcagtctgtttttaaattctgaacTGCATTACAGAAATGAGGAAGTTGAGGGGAATAACTCCTGACTTGTTCTGAAGTGAAAGCAATCAAAACTCTGCAGTGATGCTGAGGTgagggagctctgcctgctcgGCACTGAAATTGGAGCATCTGgggctttttattttgcatattgCCCAGGAATGTGCAAAGGGAGCTCCTGGGATGAATTTTCACAGGGTAACAGAGCCAAAATATTCCTGGAAAGCAGTGGTGTGCTGTAACTGCCTGGCTTTTAGTCTGGGCCTGTTTCTTTGTGGGGAAAATGTGACTCTGGGTTTAAAAACCAGGGagaaagaggcagtgctctAACAAGGTCTGacagatttatttattcatgCTTGAGGTGCCCTATAGAAAGTCTACAGTAAAACAACAAGGACAGCCCTACAACACTTACACTATGGCTGGGCTCTCACTGCTTATTAATTACTCTAATTAGTGTTTGAAAGGATCTCTTGGAGGTGCAAGCAGCATTAGCCAAGAAGCCTGGAAACCATGGAGAATTCCAGGACCCACCACAGCCTGGGATAAAGGCACAGCAGAAGTGGAGAGTGACAGCCCTGACCTGACTTTCCTCACATCGCCCCGTGCTGAgctttaataataaaaagattAAAACCAGGGAGAATGAACGTGCCAGAGTGTGAAGGttggctctgtgcagagagaacGTGACAGGCTCACTGTAAAAACAgttcctcctgcctgcagacctgcaggagctgtgctggcacagctgagcacgGTCTGCTCTGGAGCTTTTGTTTCTGTAGGGTTTGTAAAGGTTTTGTTCCCATGAGGGGTGATTTGAGACCTTTAATAGAGACCAACTTGTTGACAAGGTCTTTTCCTTAATCCAGATGAAGACGTTGGGTTTTCATAGGGAAGTCTTTGACATCGCCCGACCTTAGCATGACTGGCAAAAATCATTAGTGTTGGTAATGCTGTCATTGCTAAATCCTCTAAATTGAAATAGCAGCAAATAACGTGGAGTTGGAATTGGCAGCTTGCATAATGATGGATTGCTTGTCATCTCCTCCTGGGCACGATGTGTTTTGAAATGGATAAGTGCTGTCAGGGCCCAGCCTAATCCTGAGGAATGCAAGACAAAGGgaagttgtttaaaaaaagatactTTCCCTTTGGAGCCTGTCAGTGGCTCcacctccagctgtgctgctccttcattgctctggAGCCGACTCCTCTTCCAGCTGCGTGGAGGAAACTCTTCTGAAGGTTACAGGGATTTTGATGTCTGAAAATAGCCCTTTTAAAGCATCTCTCTTCTGAGGAGAGCATTGACCCAAAGGAAGCAGCAAGGCTTAGGTGGTGGGAGAGCCCTGGAACGCGGGCCCTGAGTGAGAGCAGCGTGAGTCCTGACACAAAATATTCCTGTAAATCGTTGGCTTTGGGAACCTCTGGCTGTCAGATCCCTCTGTGCTGACGGACAGCTCGCTGAGGTtggctggtggtgctgggttgcTCTGATTTCCCCCCGTGTCCTGCAGGTGCCCGAGTGCCGAGCCATGCTGGGCCGGAGGAGCCGCCTGCCCCCCGAGCTGAGCAGCGCCcggcagagggagcagccctgcccggAGGCCGTGCCCCTGCGGGCCCGGGCAGCCAGGGactccagggacagcagggacacggATGTCAGCCTGGAGGTGCTCAGTGGCTCCGAGATCAAAGCGAGCTGTGGCCGAGCGCAGCAGATGCGGGACAGGAAAGGGCGCAAGGCCGAGCTCAAGGACCCCAACGGCCGGGAGGCGGAGACCATCACCTTCATCTCTGGGACAGCAGAGGCTCCCCAAAACCAgggcttctgctgctcctccctgtcTCAGGCCTGGAACACGTACAAGGCTGTTTTCTGTTGCATAGTGACATGTGGGGGCTGCTTCCAGGACTGCAGTGTCTGCGTTCCCTACCCAGGGCCCGCTGAGACCTCCACAGATGATGGGAAGAATGGAGACTACAATGGGCGGCTGCCAAACAGTCCTACCAACACCTCTCCTGCTGAGAAGAACGGGAACCAGATCAAGAAGTCCATCATGGGCAGCAGTTTCAGTTACCCAGACGTGAAGCTGAAGGGCATCCCTGTCTATCCAAACAGGAACACCAACCACCACGTGGAATCTGATTCCtgctgcaaggagctgctggagaagcccTTCAGGAACAGCATAGAAAAGCCAGCGCTCCCCAGCAGCCACCGGAGCTCAGAGGAATATTATTCCTTCCACGAGTCCGATGTGGACATCAGCGAGCTGAACGGCTCCATGTCCAGCAGGCAGATCGACGTCCTGATCTTCAAGAAGCTCACGGAGCTCTTCAGCGTCCACCAGATTGACGAGCTGGCCAAGTGCACCTCGGACACCGTCTTCCTGGAGAAGACCAACAAGATCTCGGACCTCATCAACAGCATCACTCAGGACTACAACCTGGACGAGCAGGACGCCGAGTGCCGGCTGGTGCGGGGCATCATCCGCATCAGCACCCGCAAGAGCCGCGTGCGGCCCCACATCTGCAGCCCGGCcagccagggccaccaggaCCCGTCCGGCCGCGGCACCGCGCCCGACAGCGGCAACGAGACCATGCTGGAGTCCATGGTCATCAGCCAGGACGGTACGGGGGGTgccgggggtccctgggtgctgcaggggggctgtgccagcaaaGCCACCGAGCTGTGGCGCAGGAGCggggctggaggctgctctgTACCCAGTGGGCACCTTGTGCTGGGGTGTGTgagtgcagagctctgcttctcaccctcctccctgtgctgtggctttCTTGAGCCTGTCTTTCCCCTGCCCATGAGGTTTGTGCTGAGCAATAGCTgggttggtgctgctgctgctgcttctgcctgtGCTCATCTGAGGGAGGCAGAAAAACAGTGAGTCAAACTGAACTAGTAGGACCAGACGAGCTGCTCATGCCTGAGGATGTCCATTTACTCAGCTGGCTCTCTCCCATGTGCTGCCTGGCTCATGCCACCCTTAGACTCTGTGACAGTGTGTCCTCAGAGCCCTGACCTCCTCCACACAGTGAATATTCCTGCCaagaggagggaagggctgttccacagcaccagagcttctgcttcttcctccttctgggAGCAGCCTCAAGTGTCTGAGCTCCAGAGCAGGCTATAACAGTTTGTTGTAGAAAAACCTTGAAAAGCTGAGTGTGGGAGCAAGGAGATAtccagaattcccagaggaaacaGTGTGGGTGTTGTGCTTCCCAGATTAGCAGAGAGGCTGCTCCTGGGATTTAAGGACACAGCTCAGACTGTCCGGACGATGGCAGAAGCAATGGGAAGAATCagactgtgcctgtgctgtTCCCTGAGGGTGCTCCCTGACAGGATCCTTAGTGCTGAGTCATCCTTTCCGTCCTCCTTCCCTGTCTCAGGCCCTCTTGGTTTGCATTGCAGAGCTGGCCGTGCAGATCTCGGAGGAGACCCCGGCGGATGTGCTGGCCAGGAACATGAGGCGGCACAGCAGCGCAGGTAACACACACCCTGGctgggcctggctgcagaggagaGCCCTGAGCCCACCCTGGCCACGTCCTCACCCTCCACACAGCCTGAGCTGACCCTGCTCCTCAGGCTCCCCTCGGTTCTCCTGGGCTTTGGGGGCGATGGAGCTCGGACCCTCCCTGGGTTGGTGGATCTTTCTGAAAAGGGGGAAATCCAAGTGTGGCACATTCCCTTTCCATGCACAGGACCCGTCCTGAGAGATTTCAGTCTCTCTGTACCCTGACAAAGTTTGGGGCTGTATTTGGGGTGTGACTGCCAGAGGTCACAGCTGGGTGAGACTGGAACAAAAGGAACTGTGCAAAAGGGAAGCAGGCAAGGCTGCCCCGAGCTCTATCCTCCcagagagcagcccagggctACAAGACAAGTttcctcctgcacagcagctctgtcctgggagATGGCTGCAAtgcaggcagggctgttccCTGCCATGGCTTTGTGTGGCTTTCTCCTCCCTCATGGTACACAAAGCCTTTTGTGGCAGCTGCttccccagtgccaggctgctgtgcttcCCCTGGGCTAATGGCACTGTCtgttctcttctctctcctccccaAGGCTCTCCAACCAGCAGAGATTCCTCTTTCCAGGACACAGAGACTGACTCGTCCGgggcccctctgctccaggtgtACTGTTAAAGGACCCGAGCAGCAGGGAGGCATTCCAGGCCTTTGCTGCAGTCACAATCCTCCTCCTTCCATGTGGAGTGTGTTGTGccaagtttaatttttttttccccagtcttCCCTGATCCTTATTGAAGCCAGATTCTCCTGCTGTCTGAACTTCACtggatattttggtttttatggaCAATCAAGGAAGCAAACTGCGGAGCTAATGAACTTGGAGGTGGAATGTGTGCCCAGGGAGGAGAAGATGGACAAGGAAGTAGCAGAGAACTTGTGCCTCTGTGATTCCTGTAAATCACATTTagctccagcagcctcagtgGCTCAGCCCTTTCCCTGCTTTGAGGACCTGTTGTACAGTTCTGCTTCCTGCATTGCCTGAGTGAACTTGGATAGGGAATAACTGTGGTGtctctgtgctggtgctgaTGTTGAGGTGCAGGCTGagatcctgctctgcagggacccAAATCTCTATTTAAAGTGCCTGTACTGGTCCCACCAACCCAAAGTCTTCCACCCATGGTGTTTCCAGatctgcctttccctgctgagccttggtgtcacctgctgctgcctgaggagAAGGTTCAGCTTTATGGGGTTCATTCAATCTGTGGCCTCTTGGCTCATCCCCTGATTCAGggccagtgctgggggctggggtggctgctgggctgcccctGCACGAGCAGACCATGGggatcagctctgctgcactCCAGGAGCACACACTGcctgcctgccagcagctctccccacTCCTCTGTGCGTGCTTCCTCTgggagagcctggagcaggatTGTGGCAGGTGAGGGGAACACTCCATTCACTCCTGACTTCTTGTGGTTCAGAACTGGGCTCTTTGACTGTTCTGCTAAAAATCCCTTCCAATCCCCTGGTTTGCCTGGAAAGGAAAGGCTCCTGAGAGTATCAGCAGAGGGTTTGTGAGGCACTGCTGGCCCCTGCCTTTTCCTGTGGGCACTCAGCACCTTGTCCTTCCCTTTgcaggcaggagatgggcactgctgtccccagggctcagtgccagctgacctgcagggctgcagcaggaggaagctgcATCTGTGGTGTTGCCACTTGGTTGTTTATCACAAAGTAAACATGTCAAGCCATGGGACTTGTTTGGAGCTTTGGGTGCCCTTGGACATTAACAGAAAATGCTTCATTTAATTCACCAGCCATAGGATAAACACATCCACTGGATTTTGGGGAGAGGGAAGCCCAAATAGGCCCTGGGCTTCGGTGTGGACCATGGTTTTGTGCCTTAGATGGACTGGAATGTGCTTCAGTTGGACTGAAATGTGCCTTAATTGAACTGAAATGTGCCTTAGTTGAAATGTGCCTTTATTTTATAGCTTGTGATTGCTCTTCAGAGGTttgggcagggaggaaggatttaattcctctcacaagctctcAGGCTTCTCTAAAAGGCCAAAACCCTTTGAAATGGACGGTTCCAGTCCCTGTTAGAGCCTGTTTCTGTAAACCACTGGCTGTTTTCAGAGTGTGCTTCCAGGAATCAGGGGCATTACTGAGACCACACCTGGAGGCACTGACAGAGATATTTCAAAGACGAAGGGAAGGGACTGAGCCTTGGATTtggcttcccctccctgctttgTGTTTAAAGCTGTTGGTTGATGAGAAATCGAGTTTATACAAGGGAAAGACTTGaagcaaggccaggctgggactCCCAGGGGAGCTGTGTGAGGTCACCTCCCTCCAAATGCTGCCTGTCCTGAGGGACCTGCTTGGCTTCTGCTTCTCCTGGGTTTGTACATTGTTATTTGGACAAGTTTcctcagagctgtgtgctgAGGTTCACGTGGGTCACACTGACACAGCtctgtgggctgtgctggagacAAGGGGTGAGCTGGGcttgcagagagctgcagtCACTGCTACAGAGCAGATACACATTTTAGTGGCTAGGCTGGGTGTGAAGAGTGAGCATGTGGGGGTTAAACtagccaaaaaaccccaagccccccaaaaaactcaccGAGAGGAAGACTGTCAACCCGATGGTCCCTGAAGCTGGTTCACCTGTGGTGTCTTATGGGAGATTCTTTTGCACTCATTGGCCTTAAATGTTCTGGTTTGGTCTTTTTTATAAAGTAAAAGTTGTGCtctttgctgtgctgtggcttTTACATTCCTGTTCTCATCAGCTTGGGGATCCTGGGCTGGGGGTTGCCCAGGGGGTGGCTGATTCCTGCAGTCCCAGGtgcacaaagacattttcatCCATTTGGTGGCTCCGGGGGGATCCTGACTGCCAGGCTGGTGTCTGGATGCAAATGAAGGAGCCTCTGGGGAAGTGTTTGTTGTCCTGCAGGGAAACCTGGGCCTTCCAGGGTGTGATGCTGGAACTGagctctggaaaagctgagcCTGGGGGGAGAATTCCCAGGTTGTCCCTGTGATGTCACCAGCTCATGGCAGCAGATGTGGGGTTTGCTCCACAGGATCAGCTCAGGGATGGAGGGTGGCCCAGCCTCTGACCCTGGGACTTGGAGGACCAGTTCTGCACTTCCCAATTTCAGTGCAAACCCCAGGATAacctgcagggctctgttccTGGCCGCTGACCTTCTCTCACCctctgggcaggggctgggcaggagccctgggggcTTCCTGCTGGTGCACAGGACCAGGATGTGTTTCCTGGGAGGATTTCAGAGCCAGGAACAGGTAAATGCTGCCTTCTCTCGGCTGGGCAGGGTCTCTGGGGATGTTTTTGTGTCTGGACCCCTCGGACCAGCTGGGTGGGGTCTATCAGCCCAGTTTGTTCAGCAGCTTCCCAGTTTGCTGCCTGGGCCTGGGTGTCCTGGCTCACATCCACACATGAGATGAGTCCATGGGGTTTTTGTCTGCAGGAAGTCGTTTGCTGTGGATGGAGCTGTCCTGGCTCTTGCTGGAGTGGTTTTTGCTCTGAGCATGTGTTGAGTGTTCTGCTGAGTGAGCTGACTGCATTGCCCAAGTGGAGACCTCACAAACACGAGAGCCTTTACCTGGCCACACAACTGTGGAGGTGTTCTCTCACTCAGGTGCTTCCTTCTGGGAACCTGACTCAG carries:
- the KDF1 gene encoding keratinocyte differentiation factor 1; the protein is MLGRRSRLPPELSSARQREQPCPEAVPLRARAARDSRDSRDTDVSLEVLSGSEIKASCGRAQQMRDRKGRKAELKDPNGREAETITFISGTAEAPQNQGFCCSSLSQAWNTYKAVFCCIVTCGGCFQDCSVCVPYPGPAETSTDDGKNGDYNGRLPNSPTNTSPAEKNGNQIKKSIMGSSFSYPDVKLKGIPVYPNRNTNHHVESDSCCKELLEKPFRNSIEKPALPSSHRSSEEYYSFHESDVDISELNGSMSSRQIDVLIFKKLTELFSVHQIDELAKCTSDTVFLEKTNKISDLINSITQDYNLDEQDAECRLVRGIIRISTRKSRVRPHICSPASQGHQDPSGRGTAPDSGNETMLESMVISQDELAVQISEETPADVLARNMRRHSSAGSPTSRDSSFQDTETDSSGAPLLQVYC